In a genomic window of bacterium:
- a CDS encoding RHS repeat-associated core domain-containing protein, with translation MLLRQSNIRRKSNKNVLRSDNSLGEFRVPSILAYYTKGQGLPSQRRNNASYFYHYYGLGSTKVLTDANKNVQSTTIYDAWGNILQSSGTLTNPYLYVGELVYYGDGDAGMYLLTQRWYSQTEGRFAVKDPWEQGVNLYVYARSNPLSYIDPEGTFCWHLLGDCIGTSCHGNPICPPAGNSPLAKTWKCVKEAICMFALTVGLCGIPMSAVDVWCAIGCIGTTVGFLPCLAGCVAASELVFDICLYTQIPTILIDFINCKANGLTPCLDNKSPFLILLPCKGIPN, from the coding sequence ATGTTATTAAGGCAAAGTAATATAAGAAGAAAAAGCAATAAAAATGTCTTAAGAAGTGATAACTCGCTTGGGGAGTTTAGAGTGCCGAGCATTTTGGCTTACTACACAAAGGGGCAAGGTCTCCCGAGCCAGCGAAGAAACAACGCCTCTTATTTCTACCACTACTATGGTCTTGGCTCAACGAAGGTTTTGACTGATGCAAACAAGAATGTCCAAAGCACAACAATCTACGACGCATGGGGAAATATTCTTCAATCCTCTGGCACACTCACAAATCCCTATCTATATGTCGGCGAGCTCGTGTATTATGGAGATGGGGATGCAGGGATGTATCTTTTGACTCAAAGATGGTATAGCCAAACCGAGGGTAGATTCGCTGTAAAAGATCCGTGGGAACAAGGTGTCAACCTTTATGTATACGCAAGATCAAATCCTCTCAGCTACATAGATCCTGAAGGAACATTTTGTTGGCATTTACTAGGGGATTGTATCGGCACAAGCTGCCATGGCAATCCTATCTGTCCCCCAGCGGGGAATAGTCCCCTTGCAAAGACTTGGAAGTGCGTGAAAGAAGCGATATGTATGTTTGCATTAACGGTCGGGCTATGCGGTATTCCTATGTCAGCAGTAGATGTATGGTGCGCTATAGGTTGCATCGGAACTACGGTGGGGTTTCTACCCTGCCTTGCGGGATGTGTAGCTGCATCAGAACTCGTTTTTGATATATGTTTATACACCCAAATCCCCACAATACTTATTGATTTTATTAATTGTAAAGCTAACGGGCTTACCCCCTGCCTGGACAACAAATCGCCTTTTTTAATTCTGCTACCATGCAAAGGTATCCCAAACTGA